The Triticum aestivum cultivar Chinese Spring chromosome 4B, IWGSC CS RefSeq v2.1, whole genome shotgun sequence sequence GGAATCAGAGGAAGAGATCTGGTTAGTCACATAAATGGTAAActtctttgtttttttctcttaATGAAAAGGCAGCGGTTCTGCTATTTGCTCggaaaaagaaaacataaatgGTTGACAAACTCAGAAAGTAAAGATGGTTTTCCTAGAAGACCGGAGCTCCTGTTTTTGTTGAaatagaagggggggggggggggggggaaggcctAATAATTTGACATTTGTACAAATCTCTTCCATTCTACTTCCAGCTGAAACTTCTGAGGGCCATTTTCAAGTTTTTCACGAGCTCAACTGCGGACAGAACTCCCTCTTCGATCTGGAGAAAAGTGAGCATGTCAATCTTCTGATCATATATTCATTAGAATTATATACTAACAAATCACAGTTTATTCTCTTGCAAGTTGTTACTACATTTGCACAATGTATATATGAGCAAGGCAGAGGGGCCTTGCCTTTGCCGTGATGGTGATGTTGAGGCAGGAGCCCGTAAACGGTATGATGTTGGTGTTTATGATCGACAGGCCCTGATTTTCGAGCTCGGTCAGGATCATCACCAGCACCCCTCTCCTCTTCTTGCAGCAGATATTCAGTAGTGCCGTGTTCCCTCGGATGCTGGCCTCAATGTCTGGGCTCGAGTACCCGGACCTGGAGCCGCTCCCGCTGGGGCCTGCTGCATCGTTGTCGGGAGGGATATGTTGCATTTGCTATCGAACACCATGGACTCTGACGACCTCCGTGAGCCTTGCTCTAGGGCctgcaccttctcctccagctGCTTCACGTAGTCGATGGTACTCCCCAGTAGAGAGAGCTTGTCAGTCTGAATAATATGGCAATGACCAACTATTTAAGCTGCAGCCTGCAGGTACCTGGTGTCTGGTGATCACATAAATGGAGCCAAGCTGTCTTGTCACGCACCTTTTTGAGTCCGGGGACGATGGTGGCCAAGGACACGAACTGCTGCTGCAGCTTCTCCCGCCGCTTGCGCTCGGCGATGACGTGCTCTTGCGGCGCCCTGCCCAACCTCTCCGGCGCCTGCagctgctgcatcatcccttggACTCCATTGCTCTGCCAGCCGGAGAAGCTCAGGGTGCTAGCCTGGCCAGCTCCGACGGAGAGGAAGTTGGATGATGGCGGCGGAGACGGTTGCCCCAGCTCGTTCTTCACCATTGCCGATCCGAATGGTAAGCTCGGCAATGACGACGAGCCCCCAAAGCTCGGGAAATTGGAGCTGCGAGATGGATTGAACGTCGGGATTGCCATCGGCGGCGTGTAGCACTGCGCTTCACGGCCAGGTAGCGGTGGCTCTGCAAACTGCTGCCCCCTACCGGGTACAGGTACTGGACCCCCTTCTTCCTGGTACATGTAAGCTAGCTCCTCCTGTTCCTGGCATGGGCCATTGCAATAAGATGTCACAAAATTATGCATAGCTAGCTTTAACTCGCAGCATCTTATCCGCAAAAAGAAAATTTAACTCGCCGCATCTGAACTTGTAGATGTTACAAGTGATTACGATTGACGACCAGATTAATATGCTTACCGTCTGCGTAAGCCATTGGTTTGGTTGCTCCATCATATCACTGCGTACACAAGAAAAGCTTGATGATTAAGACACATACAAGCTCAGAGGAAAACCAATCTAGAAAGGTAGAATTTCTGGCGAACACATACCTGAAACCTCTGTCCTCTGCGTTTCTTGTGTTCTCTTCTTTCTTGACTTCCTCCCTGTCTTGCTTACAGAGGCATGCACATATAACGCAAACAGTATGTACTTGCAGGTTTGGTTTCACAGTCCGCACTCCGTGCGAGCTTCAGAATTTCTTTCTCAACACCTTTTCTCTCCGGTGCTTGGCCTGAGTGCCTGACATCGCAACTCCCATCTCTGAAGATCTCCTGCGTCCTATCTTTAATACACCCGAGAGATCCGTGATCTGAATCCAGTTCAAAAAGAAACTCGTTCTGTCGCGCACCTCCTCAACTCAACCTGTCTGAAGGTTCAGTAGGTCCGATGAAAGTGGCATTGGGATATATAGAAAACTAGTGTGCACGCACGCATTGTTGCCGGACGAGGTCTGTTTCACTCGCAAGTGCGACGGTTGCAAGTTGTTGGGGTGTCGAATGCGACACTTCGTGAAGGATGAGTACACTCTAGTGTACATTTTCCGGATAAGCTTGGTGTTGGAGGGAAAGTACAGTGGTTATGAACTCCACTAGTATGCATATACCAATACCATACTATCATTTTGTCGATTGTTTAGGAGACCCATGTGATTATAGCGCTGCATCCTTTGTGCTGAGCCTGCAAGCTTTATGttaactagcaaatatgcccgtgcgttgcaacgggagacaaaaaattatggctaacaaaataagtactccctccgttcggaattacttgtcatagaaatggatgtatttagaaattttttagttttagatacatctatttctgtggcgagtaattcggaacagagggagtatgacatAATATCCTGATATATGAGTGTACTCTATTTTAACACAGTGGCTCACCATGTTGTCATTTTATGTCCTCATCCTAGCCGATGATGGTCGCGATGTGCACGTGATCACAATGCATTCGACGCGGTAAATCCCAAAGCTATGAGTTTGCCAGTGCATGCCACACTTGTCATTATGTTGCACAAGGGaacgtttaaaactttaaaaataaaTCTCATACCACGAACTACTCTCAACACCAAGATATATAAAGACTTTCCAAAAACTAATCGAATTCTAGACATAAAATACTTTTGAATCAATGAACAATTTTCCAAATcgacaaacattttttttgaaattttttattttctcaaAAAACATCATGAACATTAGTTTTGATTACAAAAAAATTTAGATGTATGAACCGGTTTCAAACTCATTAACATTTTTTGACTCAACAACCATTTTTTGAATTGATGATATTTTTAGATTGGGGAACAAATTTTTAAAAATCaaatgttttatttttatttttgtgaacattttctaaaatgccATGGAATTGTTTTTCGGATTcccgaatatgttttgaatacatgatcattttttcaaaatcatgaacatgattttatttccCAACCAGTTTTCCAAATTGTGATTTTTGTACAACTTTGCGAACAGTTTTGCAAaaccaccaacattttttgaatctgcaaaaattttatgattttctaaATTCTCATATATTTTATGATTtttcaaacattttttttaaaactcgCAGCTTTTAGAATATTAAAACCCGAATTAatttaaaaaagaaagaaaacagaaaagacaaaTAAGTAAAATGAGAAGAAACAGGGGAGTAAagccatgggccggcccatgaacgcaTACATGGATGAGAAAACAAAGATTAAATTTGTGCAAGCTGGGGATCGAACCCTGCCCTCCTCGGTGGAGGAACGATCGGCCAACCATCCTGCTGCTTGTTGTTCTGCCACTTCTACTCGTCGCGCCCCTATAAATCAGCGAATGAGGTGGCGATTTTTAGTCCGAAAACTTAAATCGTTTtccacttacgggtggcattggtgggtaatttttacCACCTTGAAGGGTAATTtcaatgacggacgaccagaagcgatagccgctttatatatatatatatatatatatatatatatatatatatatatatataaagataaAGATTACACAAGCAAATCCCAGGAAAGCGGCTCCAAATCAAAGTGCAAATACAAGACAGCTGTCTGGAAGAAAGTACAAACCTGAAGAGGGCACGAGAAGAGGACAAATGGCTTATATATTCGTTTGCTTCAATCCCATCAACGAGGTTAGGGCTTTAAGGTACTAGATTAGATACTCATCATGTTGTCGCATTGTTCTAGGTGCATGTGCAACTTGGAATATTTGATGACACCTTTCGGCTGCCACGAGCAACTTCGCTGCATATAAGATTGGTATGCAAAATTCTGCCTAGATTTAGTTGCTTCTTATCGTTCTGAATTTACTgctagttactccctccgttccaaaatagatgactcaactctgtactaactttagtataaagttgagtcatctattttggaacggagggagtaactagcAGTAAATGCTATGGTTAAGTACATTTTCAGCTTAATTAGAAAAAACTTTGTAAATTTTGAGGAGCACACATTCTGATTTATTATCTCACATCTGGATACATTTATTAGTTCACATTCATATACATCGGCCAATTAACCATGACCAAAATGGAGCAGCGCAAATGTTTCAGGCCTATATACGGCTGTCGAAATTTCTGCTCCAAGTTTCTGCTCTTGTAGACTCAGACTCTAAGCATGGCATAGTCCTTGGTTTTCTTGCCGTCAAGTTTGCTCGAGAAAACAACCTTAGCAACCTCGTCCACCCTCAGGGTCTTGTATTTCTTGAGCTCGGCCCCAACTATTTCAGATAATGGGCCCACGCTCATATCAAACTTTGGGAGGTGAAAAGCAGAAATGGACATCCTCTCCTTGTGAGGATTAACGGTGACCCTGTGCTCAATGCTTTGGTACTTTCCGTTTGTCATTATCTACAAATAAAGAGTGCTCATGTTAATAGTTGGGGACTTCTTCATTAGAGTGAGTATATGGCATTTTACTTTCCATGGTCTTGCAAAATACTAATACAATGTTGGAGATGTCTTAATAAGAAAAGGATAACAAATTAATATATCAACGGGTGCATAGATCGATATACCTCAAGAAAGTCACCAACATTCACCACCAATGCCTTGGGGTGGGGTTTTACCGGCACCCATGCATCTTGTCTCTTGATCTGGAGCCCTCCCACCATATTCAACTCCCATACCAGCGTTAGCATAGAAATGTCGGAATGTGGTGAAATCCCCAAAACCTTATCATGAGCCACGGGGCATGCAGGGTAGTAGGTCATCCTCAATGCCTGACTCACGTATGTATCACTGGGGAGATCAACGCCTAGGTTTCTAGCGATGATTGCCATGAGCGAGCCAGTCACCCTCATCAGCTCAGAGGAGTACGACTCAATGGATTCCCTGTTgcattgaaaaaaaatcatatcagAGACAACGCTTCTTGTTGTTTCAAAATTTAGCTAGTCATGGTATAGGACTTAAAATGTGTATATGTAGTGTAAATACTGAAAATGCATGCTTGAATCTCGACGGCAATTGACCAAGATAATTACCTGAAGCTGACAGGAGTTGTAGGCCATGGTCTCATTTCACGATCGTGAGGTGGCTGGGTCACTAGGTAAAGCCTGTCACACCAGTCGAGCGTTTGATGTTCGGACTCAACAAATGCTTGGCCATAGCCTTGGAGGTCTCCAGGCAACTGGCCAAATCTGTTCTTCTCATCGAGGGGAAGCCTGAAGAAGTGCTCGAGGTCGTTCCTCATGTTTTCAAGAACTGTGTCAGGAATTTCATGGTTTTTCACCTGTAAATTGTATGTATTATATGTAATGGCTCCTTGGAGATAAACTGCAGTATTTCTTTCTGAAATGATATATAAAAGGTGATAAACTTGGAATAGAAATATAGGATAGCTTAACTTTTTTTTTTAATTAGCAGAGTGACCTGCGCATTTCCGCGGCAAAATTTTCTTTACTCTAGAGACCTATTTATTTGCTCATGTAAGGCAACAACATAGTTATTGACATATATTTGCTGATGGTAAGGAATTATTACTTGATATGATTTGTTCCTTCTAGTTCTTTTTGCCAAATGACTATGTTTCATTTTCTCCTATAATAGCTTGTTTTTCCTGTCAGTGCACTTATTTTTATTGCATTGACTTGGCATTTAGTGGTTCTAACTTAttgcatactccctccgtccgacaagtatttccggacggagggagtactaaacatcTGTTTGGTGGTTACAACCATTACGGTTTTAGCCGCGACAACATTCGTTCTCCGTACAATATGTTGCAGGCATGCTATATGTGATATTTATGCTccatcattatatatatatataagttttagtttgaactgtagatctaaaatgttttttttgcgaaaatatCTAAAATGATTGGCTATTTTTATTAAATTCATTCTGGAAATTAAGTATTTGTGCACTTCTATCTTTTAAGTTCTTTTTGGTCGCCGCTCGCACTCCGTGCAGTATATAGCTGAGAGTATCTCTTGCTTTATTGGCCATTTGATTCTGTTGCATGTCCATGTCCATATATATCAAACCCCCTCTGCAATAAAAAATATTTTCTGACGTTTAATAATACACAGATCCAAGAGGAGATGTAACAGGCTAACACCTAGCACTTAGCCTCCATGTGTTTCTGTTTGCAGCTAGTACTATCGATCCGATCCGAGCCCTCCCTGacaaaaaatatattctcaaaattATAGAGCGGACACAGGTCTTTATGTCTTTAATTTGACCAACAAAACGTGTGCACACGGCGATGCAAATGGGCACCCTCTGAACCTTATTCAGTTCAACcaaattaattgagttttcaaaATCACAACTGCCGAGATTTTGGTTCATCTGGTTGAACAAAAATCAATTTGTAACCTTATGTACATATTCTGCAGTGCTGATTTAAGAGTTGTTATGATTTTATACATCGCAGTCTACGAAAGCAAATACCTGGAAAAATGTTCAAACATGGGATCTTTTGACTTGGAACTAAATCATACCTGGAAGAAGCCCCACTCCTCACATGCGGACCTGAGCCTGGCCGCCTCCAGCTGATAGCTCCGGGGATCAAGGAGCCTACCAAGGTCGATCACAGGAATGCTCTGGCTGCTATTATCGCCGTGAGCAGCAACGACGACATCGTCGGCCCTCGCCGGCCTGATGTACCGcttgatggcctcctccgtcagcTCCGCCGCGTCCGCGGCCAGCGCCTGGACGTTCTTCACCGGCATGGTCTTCCCGTGCGACCATTTCCCTTCTGTGCTCTGCTTGGTCTCCATATTCTGCCTGTGTGTACCAAGGTAGGAGTACTTCAGATTTTTATAGCCGTGGAGAGCCGTGGCAATGAACACAAGCATTATAGACCTCTATCATTGAGTTGGACCACATGTTCAAAACAAACAACTCGGGCTCCACGAGGCACCCAATCAGCATTGTTGTCTGTGCCTAGAAAAGCGCAAGCAGCTAGTTGCCACCGGCTACTACTGTTCACAGCATGGAGAAATTTTGGCCTGGTGCTTTCAATCATGCATTATGGTTATCATTGAGAGGAGTTCACAAGGATGACAGGCACTCTGATGACCAGCTGTCAATCAAGAAGATAAAGGCAAGCAACAATAATGGCATTCAACATAGTGCTTCCACCCTTAAACGCTCCCAACTATCAAAATTAATTTTGAATATTTCAAAAACTTCTTAAACTTTTTGTGAATGTTCACAAGACATGTGTCCACACTCCACAGTCTCTGAAAAAAACCCAATTCGAAATACATATGGAGAAAAAAAACAGATTGGCATGAATTTCCCTTTTTGTTTCTCCacgtgttatttatttattttgcgaaTGCGCAAAAGATTTGCGTGTCGATGTATTAGAAGGAAAATGAAATGCACAAGAGAGTGGGTGCCGAAGGCGAACCGCACAACAGCCAGGGTCAGCGATTGGGCGATCCTATGTCCATGGCCAGTACAACGCCCACAAAGAGTGTTAATCtgcactccctctgtaaacaaatataaaacattTTAGATCACTAAAGAGGTAGTACCTCAGGACCTCTCGCAACCTAAATGCACCAGCTCTCGACCATGATCTTAGGGCAGAGCAGTTGGACCGTACACGATGTGGCCTGGAACGAGGAGAGCTGGTGCATTTAGGTGACAAGGAGAACGAGAGAAGGCGCACATCAGGCCACCACTCAGCCAACACCGGGTCCTCAGGCGTCTGTTGCCTGAGACCACATTTGCCCGGTGTCAAAGTccaaggcctcctttggttcataggatagaaattttataggaataggaaaatcataggaagtgagatgacatgcatctcaattcctatagaggaagagatgtcagttggtgcataggataggaatttttccattaagtctaggctaatgtttttttcctccaaaatgtgaaggattgattcctatcctacataggaatagaaatCCATTCCTACGAACCAAAGGGCTttaaaggaatttttcctttgcaaattctatcctatagaattcctataaaattcctacaaaccaaaggaggcccaaATGGCCACGGAGTAACTGCAGCCCTGTGCGATGTTGTCTGGTGTCTCTGGTGCCATTCTTCAGAGGGCGCAGAGCCCGTGGTTGGCAAGGCCGTGACGGTGTCTTTTGTCGGCTCTCCACATGTATTTTGAATTTGGATTTGCACTTTTTTAGAAATTTTAGACGCATGTCTCATGGATATTCATAAATAATTGATTGTCTTGAAACATTTAAATTGACTTTCTGAGATATGGGGGCATGTGAGGAATAGGATCACATGATATGCACTCGATTCTGGAGTCTGTCGAAGGAGCCAAGCAGCTAATAATTCTAACATTTATGGTGCCAGATACCTTCTCATCTCCGGCTTCATTGGTGCTCATCCATGTAGTTGGGAGTTttcccacctgaatatattaccacTTAAATGGTTATAATGCCAAGAGATTGATCCACTTTATAACTGGATCAAAAACCTTAACAAATAGACCTGTTTATCAGAGAAACTAGGCCGAAAACCGTACAAGTACCAAGGTTAAGAGAAGATGAGAAAAAAGGGCGCCCAAGCACAGGCAAGGTGATGATCCTTCGGTCTGCTAGATAACCACATATTCATCTTGAACACTaagatattattattattatttaatttaAGTGGCATCTGAAACTTTCTTTTCCATGCTACTCATTATCATCATCACCCATGATCTCTAGGTATCTGAAGGATCCGAGCAAAAAAAGGGCTCTTCAGTTTATGCTTTTGTCGTGGCTAAGGGAATGTCCAACATTGAACTCCTGGGAAGATGcttatagaagaaaaaataaatatcATACAATTGAAAAAGATCTAAGTGCCCTAACCCCCAACGCTAAACGGTAAATGCATATGTCAATTAAATGGCTAGGGCGCTTGCtgcggcaaagaaaaggctgaagTGCCCGGTGCATGCCTTTGCTCTGATGCCGCTGCTGATGCTGGGATTTCATGGCCCAACTGCTAATCGGGCAGAATTTCAATGGGAAATCAATTTTAGCCCCTCTCAAGCGTCCAACATTAGAGATGGCCCTGTGGCTCCTTCAAGCAAAGCAGTGGATGTGCACACTTGGCCCTTAGCGTATTCTATTACAACATCTCCAAGAGATGACCAAAAATAGTCGACGTGTTAAAAAAAAACTGCTACTTGAATCACtttggaaagaaaagaaaaacaactcCAGCAGATGCCTTATAAATATATGATGCTAAAAAATATACATCATGCACAAAATTTTGCTACAAGTGATGTAAATATACATCACCTCTGGTTGCTACCGCAAAACTGTTTCGACTGCGACCCAACTGCCCCAGACTCATCCAAGGCCGCGCAGTGAACCTTCACCCCACAACCACTGCTCCCGATTCCGGCCGTCTCGAGCCACACCGCCACCCTACAGGTCGTTCCCGCCGGCGAATCCGCCCGCCCTCGAGTTATAGCCCCGCCTTGCCCCCACAACAGCTGTCACCGTTGTCGCTCGAATCTGGCCACCTTTGTCCTCCCTGCCGCCAGATCTGTTGGTTCCGGCCGCCCATTAGTTGAATCCAGACACCCCGGTTTGATTTGTTGATTGCGGTCTCCTCCGAGGTTCTTCATCGCTGAGCTCCTTTGCCACCAGCCGGCTGCCAAGCTCCTCTGCCACCGCCGATGGAGATGCATTTCTTCCTTATTTTACAAAAGCAagacatatatataaaaaaggagcCCCTAGGGGGAGATGTAAGAAAAAAAATCACTACCAATTTGACCCTTGATACTCACTCCGATCGATATTAATTGGCgctgctttagtacaactttgtacccaAATTTGCACTAAAGCAACATCAGTTAATATGGATCGGAAGGAGTACCAGTTTTATATTTGGTTATTTACTAAAATCTCATTTTGAAGGAGAAGGGGCAATATTACTTATAATAGTATTGATTTGCTTTAGACCCATCTTTCACCTGCCACGATCGGGGTGGCTACCCACCGTTGCCTCCAGGACGCCGGGCCCCAAGCCCCAGTGTGAGGCTCCGGACTTCAGGCCACTACGTGTCGGAGACCACAACCCGGTTAATTAACGGGGGGTGGGGATGGGGGGGAGGGGGACTGGCTTGGCACCTTCCACACCACAGAGCTGGCGGCGCGTGTGTACGACGCAATGACATTCTGCTACTTCCAGGATCGGACAGTGTACAATTTCCTAGAGAATTGCGATCACACGGATTTCCTCGCCCATGAAGTTTAGATCGTCCCCCGTGAAGAGGAGAATGCGCAACACTGAGGCTAACAATAACCTGTTCAAAAATTCGTCCGATTAACTAGGGACTGGCTTGGCACCTTCCACACCACAGGGCTGGCGGCGCGTGTGTATGACACAATGACATTCTAGTACTTCCAGGACCGGACAGTGCACAATTTCCTAGAGAACTCTGATGACACGGATTTCCTTGCCCATGAAGTTCAGATCGTCTCCCGTGAAGAGGAGAAGGCGCAACACTAAGGCTAACAATAACCCGTTCAAAAATTTGTCCGATTAACTAGTTGGGTTACTGAGTACCCGATCTAAGAAATCAACCGATTAATTGATTAATTGGCCAGTTAGCCTATTAACCCCCTACTCGCCAGCCAATCAAGCATCTACGAGTTAACAATTTCCTCAACGTAATTGCAAGAGgaggggtggggaggaggaggatcaCAAGAGGGACGCCGAGGTCGATGAGCTGTTGGACCAGCTCGAGATGGAGCTCTTCAACAAGGAGACGGAAGAGGAGGAGTAGAAGGTGAAGCCGTGGAGTAGATCTACGACCAATGACACGAGGCTAGCCCCTCCAGCAGAGGGGTGATGGACATCTCCTCGAACGAGGACGTCGACAACTACTGCTAGCGTGACACTACACCGTGGAGCTAGGTCTATCGCAACGTGGTGGCAGGGATTTGTGAGAGTAGTAGTGTTTTAGTTTGTTGTTTCATGT is a genomic window containing:
- the LOC123093678 gene encoding transcription factor NAI1-like, coding for MHNFVTSYCNGPCQEQEELAYMYQEEGGPVPVPGRGQQFAEPPLPGREAQCYTPPMAIPTFNPSRSSNFPSFGGSSSLPSLPFGSAMVKNELGQPSPPPSSNFLSVGAGQASTLSFSGWQSNGVQGMMQQLQAPERLGRAPQEHVIAERKRREKLQQQFVSLATIVPGLKKTDKLSLLGSTIDYVKQLEEKVQALEQGSRRSSESMVFDSKCNISLPTTMQQAPAGAAPGPGTRAQTLRPASEGTRHY
- the LOC123093679 gene encoding 2-oxoglutarate-dependent dioxygenase 11, with product METKQSTEGKWSHGKTMPVKNVQALAADAAELTEEAIKRYIRPARADDVVVAAHGDNSSQSIPVIDLGRLLDPRSYQLEAARLRSACEEWGFFQVKNHEIPDTVLENMRNDLEHFFRLPLDEKNRFGQLPGDLQGYGQAFVESEHQTLDWCDRLYLVTQPPHDREMRPWPTTPVSFRESIESYSSELMRVTGSLMAIIARNLGVDLPSDTYVSQALRMTYYPACPVAHDKVLGISPHSDISMLTLVWELNMVGGLQIKRQDAWVPVKPHPKALVVNVGDFLEIMTNGKYQSIEHRVTVNPHKERMSISAFHLPKFDMSVGPLSEIVGAELKKYKTLRVDEVAKVVFSSKLDGKKTKDYAMLRV